In Nocardia sp. NBC_00403, one DNA window encodes the following:
- a CDS encoding DUF4226 domain-containing protein, which produces MLAAVLPAAATAGTMAMATLPMIASALAGLGGGGQGANGGGDGGGETTDSGLSPESERALKVLELLAKVYGDDETTDPDVEALRKELGITPGSSGTGGTGGSTGAGSTGKGKTANAVRARQMFQRNAATAFGNVDNQLFRYITGLAGNNKVDKKAVLALLREVNVALAQLGPQAYTKQGQQKVRQILTAALQKAHAVVSGSNSNSTETANAISRLTNQYLFNISGQNYTPATATVGGQMPGGTLGDWIKQAMDILQQSGCDMSRVDAASIATIIQYESNGNPLATNTWDSNFRRGTPSKGLMQTIDPTFNQFALPGHNNIYNPVDNIIAGVRYAINEYGSVSNVKGLRALRSGQDYVGY; this is translated from the coding sequence ATGCTCGCGGCGGTCCTGCCCGCGGCGGCGACGGCGGGGACGATGGCGATGGCCACCCTGCCGATGATCGCCTCCGCCCTGGCGGGCCTGGGCGGCGGCGGCCAAGGCGCCAACGGTGGTGGGGATGGTGGCGGTGAAACCACCGACAGTGGACTGTCCCCCGAATCCGAACGTGCACTGAAGGTCCTCGAGCTACTCGCCAAGGTTTACGGCGATGACGAAACCACCGACCCCGACGTCGAAGCCCTCCGCAAAGAGCTGGGCATTACCCCTGGCTCGAGCGGCACCGGCGGCACCGGCGGCAGCACCGGTGCAGGCAGTACCGGCAAGGGCAAAACCGCCAACGCTGTCAGAGCCCGCCAAATGTTCCAACGCAACGCCGCCACCGCATTCGGCAACGTCGACAACCAGCTCTTCCGCTACATCACCGGCCTCGCGGGCAACAACAAAGTCGACAAGAAGGCAGTCCTCGCGTTGCTCCGCGAAGTCAATGTCGCACTCGCCCAGCTGGGTCCGCAGGCCTACACCAAGCAAGGCCAGCAGAAGGTCCGCCAAATCCTCACCGCCGCATTACAAAAAGCTCACGCAGTCGTCTCCGGCAGCAACTCCAATTCCACCGAAACCGCCAACGCCATCAGCCGACTCACCAACCAGTATCTCTTCAACATCTCGGGCCAGAACTACACGCCGGCAACAGCAACCGTCGGCGGCCAGATGCCAGGCGGCACGCTGGGCGACTGGATCAAGCAGGCGATGGACATCCTGCAACAGAGCGGTTGCGACATGAGCAGGGTCGATGCGGCGTCCATCGCGACCATCATCCAGTACGAATCGAACGGCAATCCGCTCGCGACGAACACGTGGGACAGCAACTTCAGACGGGGGACGCCGTCGAAAGGCCTGATGCAGACCATCGACCCCACGTTCAATCAGTTTGCTCTCCCGGGTCACAACAACATCTACAACCCCGTCGACAACATCATCGCGGGTGTGCGATACGCGATCAACGAGTACGGCTCGGTCAGCAATGTGAAGGGCCTCAGGGCTCTGCGCAGCGGTCAAGACTATGTCGGGTACTGA